In Kitasatospora gansuensis, a genomic segment contains:
- the mce gene encoding methylmalonyl-CoA epimerase, producing MLTRIDHIGIACFDLDKTVEFYRATYGFEVFHSEVNEEQGVREAMLKINDTGDGGASYLQLLEPTREDSTVAKWLAKNGEGVHHIAFGTADVDGDAADIKAKGVRVLYDEPRIGSMGSRITFLHPKDCGGVLTELVTSAGTGH from the coding sequence GTGCTGACCCGCATCGACCACATCGGGATCGCCTGCTTCGACCTGGACAAGACCGTCGAGTTCTACCGCGCCACGTACGGCTTCGAGGTCTTCCACAGCGAGGTGAACGAGGAGCAGGGCGTCCGCGAGGCGATGCTGAAGATCAACGACACCGGCGACGGCGGCGCCTCCTACCTCCAGCTGCTGGAGCCGACCCGGGAGGACTCCACGGTCGCCAAGTGGCTGGCGAAGAACGGCGAGGGCGTGCACCACATCGCCTTCGGCACCGCCGACGTGGACGGCGACGCGGCCGACATCAAGGCCAAGGGCGTCCGGGTGCTGTACGACGAGCCCCGGATCGGCTCGATGGGCTCCCGGATCACCTTCCTGCACCCGAAGGACTGCGGCGGCGTGCTGACCGAGCTGGTCACCTCGGCGGGCACCGGGCACTGA
- a CDS encoding cellulose-binding protein, producing the protein MSDSHSPHGFDLVRRGYERAQVDERITKLVADRDSALTRIGALEKRIEELHLETQSAQAAVTDAEPSYAGLGARVEKILRLAEEEAKDLRDEAHRAAEQHRELAEAAAQQVRTEAENYAKDRKAKAEDEGLRIVDKAKSDSAQLRAEANKDAQNKREEADALFEETRTKAAQAALEFETNLAKRREQSERDLAARQAKAEKRLAEIEHRAEQLRLEAEKLRTDAERRARQTVETAQRQSEDIVADANAKADRIRSESERELAALTNRRDSINAQLTNVREMLATLTGAAVAAATLPTDDALGVPAQQSR; encoded by the coding sequence ATGAGCGACAGTCACTCCCCTCACGGCTTCGACCTGGTGCGCCGTGGGTACGAGCGCGCCCAGGTCGACGAGCGGATCACCAAGCTGGTGGCCGACCGCGACTCCGCGCTGACCAGGATCGGCGCGCTGGAGAAGCGCATCGAGGAGCTCCACCTGGAGACCCAGAGCGCCCAGGCCGCGGTCACCGACGCCGAGCCTTCGTACGCCGGGCTCGGTGCCCGGGTCGAGAAGATCCTCCGCCTCGCCGAGGAGGAGGCGAAGGACCTGCGCGACGAGGCGCACCGCGCCGCCGAGCAGCACCGCGAGCTGGCCGAGGCCGCCGCGCAGCAGGTCCGGACCGAGGCGGAGAACTACGCCAAGGACCGCAAGGCCAAGGCCGAGGACGAGGGTCTGCGGATCGTCGACAAGGCCAAGAGCGACAGCGCCCAGCTGCGCGCCGAGGCCAACAAGGACGCGCAGAACAAGCGTGAGGAGGCGGACGCCCTCTTCGAGGAGACCCGCACCAAGGCCGCCCAGGCCGCGCTGGAGTTCGAGACCAACCTGGCCAAGCGCCGCGAGCAGTCCGAGCGTGACCTGGCGGCCCGTCAGGCCAAGGCCGAGAAGCGCCTCGCGGAGATCGAGCACCGCGCCGAGCAGCTCCGCCTGGAGGCCGAGAAGCTCCGCACCGACGCCGAGCGCCGCGCCCGCCAGACGGTGGAGACGGCCCAGCGCCAGTCCGAGGACATCGTGGCCGACGCGAACGCCAAGGCCGACCGGATCCGCAGCGAGTCCGAGCGCGAGCTGGCGGCGCTCACCAACCGCCGCGACTCGATCAACGCCCAGCTCACCAACGTGCGCGAGATGCTCGCCACGCTGACCGGCGCGGCCGTGGCCGCCGCCACCCTGCCGACGGACGACGCCCTCGGCGTCCCCGCCCAGCAGTCCCGCTGA
- a CDS encoding esterase-like activity of phytase family protein: MRLSRLTPLAAATAALALFAPTAQAATAPQHDGSWTYRDPAPLGGGFDLGGFSDLFPADDSGEVFWTLTDRGPNADAPADTDKIFLKPDYTPQILKIRLGRGGEVRVLKRIPLQVPKGQSDPVTGTRFLTGLPPAALTAERPVDSTGKVLPNDPYGVDSEGLVLAHDGSFWVSSEYGSSILHFSRQGVLDTVLVPAGSSYQAPGVRVLKILPAIEAKQKNNKGLEGLTVSADGRTLYAAQQEKLANPDPKTSKKSRVQRIFRIDIGGRTPSVTGEFAFLREADSTTDGNWTTSAVTWLGTDRLAVEERDGARPTAHTQIFEVDFRKATNLLGTKWDDPATTPTLEQDPSGVVTGTKKPLFDAVTAGVANGKIEGMVLRPTHHGRAELYLVNDNDFGVDAFKDGAVVWNKAVTKVDRYILPAGTVTFSR, translated from the coding sequence ATGCGACTCTCCCGTCTGACCCCGCTCGCCGCGGCCACCGCCGCGCTGGCCCTGTTCGCCCCGACCGCGCAGGCCGCCACCGCCCCGCAGCACGACGGCAGTTGGACCTACCGCGACCCGGCCCCGCTTGGCGGCGGCTTCGACCTCGGCGGGTTCAGCGACCTGTTCCCGGCCGACGACTCCGGCGAGGTGTTCTGGACCCTCACCGACCGCGGCCCGAACGCGGACGCGCCGGCCGACACCGACAAGATCTTCCTCAAGCCCGACTACACCCCGCAGATCCTCAAGATCCGCCTCGGCCGGGGCGGCGAGGTCCGGGTGCTCAAGCGCATCCCGCTCCAGGTCCCGAAGGGCCAGTCCGACCCGGTCACCGGCACCCGCTTCCTGACCGGCCTGCCGCCCGCCGCACTCACCGCCGAGCGGCCGGTCGACAGCACGGGCAAGGTGCTCCCGAACGACCCGTACGGCGTGGACAGCGAGGGCCTGGTGCTGGCGCACGACGGCTCGTTCTGGGTGAGCAGCGAGTACGGCTCCTCGATCCTGCACTTCTCCCGCCAGGGCGTGCTGGACACCGTGCTGGTGCCGGCCGGTTCGTCCTACCAGGCGCCGGGCGTGCGGGTGTTGAAGATCCTGCCCGCGATCGAGGCCAAGCAGAAGAACAACAAGGGCCTGGAGGGCCTGACCGTCTCCGCCGACGGCCGCACGCTGTACGCGGCGCAGCAGGAGAAGCTCGCCAACCCGGACCCCAAGACCAGCAAGAAGTCCCGGGTCCAGCGGATCTTCCGGATCGACATCGGCGGCCGCACCCCGTCCGTCACCGGCGAGTTCGCCTTCCTCCGCGAGGCCGACAGCACCACCGACGGCAACTGGACCACCTCCGCGGTGACCTGGCTCGGCACCGACCGGCTCGCGGTCGAGGAGCGCGACGGGGCCCGCCCGACCGCCCACACCCAGATCTTCGAGGTGGACTTCCGCAAGGCCACCAACCTCCTCGGCACCAAGTGGGACGACCCGGCCACCACCCCGACCCTGGAGCAGGACCCCTCCGGCGTGGTGACCGGTACCAAGAAGCCGCTCTTCGACGCGGTCACCGCCGGAGTGGCGAACGGCAAGATCGAGGGCATGGTCCTGCGCCCCACCCACCACGGCCGGGCCGAGCTCTACCTGGTCAACGACAACGACTTCGGCGTCGACGCCTTCAAGGACGGCGCGGTGGTCTGGAACAAGGCCGTCACCAAGGTCGACCGCTACATCCTCCCGGCAGGGACGGTCACCTTCTCCCGCTGA
- a CDS encoding alpha/beta fold hydrolase, whose product MTLPAFTAHGTGTPLVLLHAFPLAARMWQAQTESLADVALVITPDQRGFGGSAPAEGAPLLELVADDIATVLDELGIERAVIGGLSMGGYVAMAFARRHAERVAGLLLADTKAVVDGDAARANRERIAAAVLARNSVRILAEEKIEDGLLGPAVDPELADRVRAMIAEASPQAVAWAQRAMAARPDSLPTLATLAVPAAVVVGEHDALTPLAEARVMAETLPDAELTVIPGVGHLSSLEAPESFNAVVRALLRRC is encoded by the coding sequence ATGACTCTCCCCGCCTTCACCGCGCACGGCACAGGTACCCCACTGGTGCTGCTGCACGCCTTCCCGCTGGCCGCCCGGATGTGGCAGGCCCAGACCGAATCGCTCGCGGACGTCGCCCTGGTGATCACACCGGACCAGCGCGGCTTCGGCGGCTCGGCCCCGGCCGAGGGGGCGCCCTTGCTCGAACTGGTCGCGGACGACATCGCGACGGTGCTGGACGAGCTGGGAATCGAGCGGGCGGTGATCGGCGGCCTGTCGATGGGCGGGTACGTGGCGATGGCCTTCGCCCGCCGGCACGCCGAACGGGTCGCCGGACTGCTGCTCGCCGACACCAAGGCGGTCGTGGACGGCGACGCCGCCCGGGCCAACCGGGAGCGGATCGCCGCAGCGGTGCTGGCCCGGAACAGCGTCCGGATCCTGGCGGAGGAGAAGATCGAGGACGGCCTGCTCGGCCCGGCCGTCGACCCCGAACTGGCCGACCGGGTCCGGGCGATGATCGCCGAAGCGTCTCCGCAGGCGGTCGCCTGGGCGCAGCGCGCTATGGCCGCGCGGCCGGACTCGCTGCCGACGCTGGCCACGCTGGCGGTTCCGGCGGCGGTGGTGGTCGGCGAGCACGACGCACTGACGCCGCTGGCGGAGGCTCGGGTGATGGCGGAGACGCTTCCCGATGCCGAACTGACCGTCATTCCGGGGGTGGGGCACTTGAGTTCACTGGAGGCTCCGGAGAGCTTCAATGCGGTGGTCAGGGCGCTTTTGCGGCGCTGCTAG
- a CDS encoding ABC transporter ATP-binding protein has protein sequence MIELHELTKRYGDTLAVDGLNFQVPQGVVTGFLGPNGAGKSTTMRMILDLDRPTSGKVTIDGKRYGQLNEPLKYIGALLEAKAVHPGRTAYDHLLWLAQSNRIPRKRVDEVLALVGLSSVARKRSRGFSLGMGQRLGIASALLGDPEILMFDEPVNGLDPEGILWIRNLMKGLATEGRTVFVSSHLMSEMALTADHLVVIGRGKLLANLSMADFIKQNSRSAVRVRTPHVEQLLTALHGAGLNAEAGPDGSYEIEDGDLAHIGELAASHGVTLHELSPQQASLEEAFMQMTADSVEYHAGDGEGRDAAGAWGAAWQPRDAAAPATGKEN, from the coding sequence ATGATCGAGCTGCACGAACTGACGAAACGTTACGGCGACACTCTCGCGGTGGACGGCCTGAACTTCCAGGTGCCGCAGGGCGTGGTCACCGGGTTCCTCGGCCCGAACGGCGCCGGCAAGTCCACCACCATGCGGATGATCCTCGACCTGGACCGGCCGACCAGCGGCAAGGTCACCATCGACGGCAAGCGGTACGGGCAGCTGAACGAACCGCTGAAGTACATCGGCGCCCTGCTGGAGGCGAAGGCCGTGCACCCCGGCCGGACCGCCTACGACCATCTGCTCTGGCTCGCCCAGAGCAACCGCATCCCGCGCAAGCGGGTGGACGAGGTGCTCGCCCTGGTCGGGCTGAGCTCGGTGGCGAGGAAGCGCTCCCGGGGCTTCTCGCTCGGCATGGGCCAGCGGCTCGGCATCGCCTCCGCGCTGCTCGGCGACCCGGAGATCCTGATGTTCGACGAGCCGGTGAACGGGCTCGACCCCGAGGGCATCCTGTGGATCCGCAACCTGATGAAGGGTCTGGCCACCGAGGGCCGCACGGTCTTCGTCTCCTCGCACCTGATGAGCGAGATGGCGCTGACCGCCGACCACCTGGTGGTGATCGGCCGGGGCAAGCTGCTGGCCAACCTCTCGATGGCGGACTTCATCAAGCAGAACTCCCGCTCGGCGGTCCGGGTCCGCACCCCGCACGTGGAGCAGCTGCTGACCGCCCTGCACGGCGCCGGTCTGAACGCCGAGGCCGGCCCCGACGGCTCGTACGAGATCGAGGACGGCGACCTCGCGCACATCGGCGAGCTGGCCGCCTCGCACGGCGTGACCCTGCACGAGCTGAGCCCGCAGCAGGCGTCCCTGGAGGAGGCGTTCATGCAGATGACGGCGGACTCCGTGGAGTACCACGCGGGCGACGGCGAGGGCCGGGACGCCGCAGGCGCCTGGGGCGCCGCCTGGCAGCCCCGGGACGCGGCCGCACCGGCCACGGGCAAGGAGAACTGA
- a CDS encoding ABC transporter permease subunit: MASFPAVLQSEWTKIRSVRSTVWTLLLTFVITLLVGGLASLITKLNFNEFNEKATSTFDATGTAFSGILLGELAIIVFGVLAIGNEYSSGMIRVSLAAVPQRGTLLVGKAAVLGALALVVSVATAFVTFFVGQALLGDHSTTIGSPGVLRAVCGAALYLTMLCLFSAGVTTMLHNQTLALGVLVPFFFLLSPILSIVPWVRTGAHYFPDYAGSRMLLVYEQHDQPYGPWTGFFICLAWTAAAILGGILVLKKRDA; encoded by the coding sequence ATGGCGTCATTCCCCGCGGTCCTGCAGTCCGAGTGGACCAAGATCCGCAGTGTCCGCTCCACCGTCTGGACGCTCCTCCTCACCTTCGTGATCACGCTGCTCGTCGGGGGGCTGGCCTCGCTGATCACCAAGCTCAACTTCAACGAGTTCAACGAGAAGGCCACCAGCACCTTCGACGCCACCGGGACGGCCTTCTCCGGCATCCTGCTGGGCGAGTTGGCCATCATCGTGTTCGGGGTACTGGCGATCGGCAACGAGTACAGCAGCGGCATGATCCGGGTCAGCCTTGCCGCGGTGCCCCAGCGAGGCACGCTGCTAGTCGGCAAAGCCGCCGTTCTCGGCGCGCTGGCGCTGGTCGTGTCGGTGGCCACCGCCTTCGTCACGTTCTTCGTCGGCCAGGCACTACTCGGCGACCACTCCACCACGATCGGCTCGCCGGGCGTCCTGCGGGCGGTCTGCGGGGCGGCCCTGTACCTGACCATGCTCTGCCTGTTCTCGGCGGGCGTGACGACGATGCTGCACAACCAGACCCTCGCACTCGGCGTGCTGGTGCCGTTCTTCTTCCTGCTCTCACCGATCCTCTCGATCGTGCCGTGGGTGAGGACAGGCGCCCACTACTTCCCCGACTACGCGGGCTCCCGGATGCTGCTCGTCTACGAGCAGCACGACCAGCCGTACGGGCCCTGGACCGGCTTCTTCATCTGCCTCGCCTGGACGGCGGCCGCCATCCTCGGCGGCATCCTGGTCCTGAAGAAGCGCGACGCCTGA
- a CDS encoding NAD(P)-dependent oxidoreductase translates to MTEQPRPRVLIAAAAPDDLLPLELDRYLAAGLDLTVNLWRLTDPAAVRRDWGGRVTLTDFDGFDPAALLGAQLADGLGYDAVKTRAAVPIRAEFFAAATDPALPHPLRVVGQSGAGVNHIDGEAAARHGVRVVNTPGTTSVAVAEFALAQLLALLRGLTEHNTAAHRGAWPKTVQRPRQLSELRLGILGFGLIGRALAARATALGMPVSAHSRSLTAEDAERLGVRRAGSLPALLAEADVLSLHLPLTPASRGLLGARELAAMRPGSLLLNTARGGIVDEAALAAALRDPAHPLAGAAVDTFEYEHTAFTSPLFGLPNALLTPHVAGMTRTAMADSAVLCADRIAAVLT, encoded by the coding sequence GTGACCGAGCAACCCCGGCCTCGCGTGCTGATCGCCGCCGCCGCGCCCGACGACCTGCTGCCCCTGGAGCTGGACCGCTACCTGGCCGCCGGTCTCGACCTCACCGTGAACCTCTGGCGGCTGACCGACCCGGCCGCGGTCCGGCGGGACTGGGGCGGCCGGGTCACCCTCACCGACTTCGACGGCTTCGACCCGGCCGCCCTGCTGGGTGCCCAGCTGGCCGACGGTCTCGGGTACGACGCGGTGAAGACCCGGGCGGCGGTGCCGATCCGGGCCGAGTTCTTCGCCGCCGCCACCGACCCGGCACTGCCCCACCCGCTCCGGGTGGTCGGCCAGTCCGGGGCCGGGGTGAACCACATCGACGGCGAGGCGGCGGCCCGGCACGGCGTACGGGTCGTCAACACCCCGGGCACCACCTCGGTGGCGGTGGCCGAGTTCGCGCTGGCCCAACTGCTGGCGCTGCTGCGCGGCCTGACGGAGCACAACACCGCCGCGCACCGGGGCGCCTGGCCGAAGACCGTGCAGCGCCCACGACAGCTCTCCGAACTCCGGCTCGGCATCCTGGGCTTCGGACTGATCGGGCGGGCGCTGGCGGCCCGCGCAACGGCCCTGGGGATGCCGGTGAGCGCGCACAGCCGGTCGCTGACCGCCGAGGACGCGGAGCGGCTGGGCGTCCGCCGGGCCGGTTCGCTGCCGGCGCTGCTGGCCGAGGCGGACGTGCTCTCGCTGCACCTGCCGCTCACCCCGGCCAGCCGGGGCCTGCTCGGCGCCCGGGAGCTGGCCGCGATGCGGCCGGGGTCGCTGCTGCTCAACACCGCCCGGGGCGGCATCGTGGACGAGGCCGCGCTGGCCGCCGCGCTGCGTGATCCGGCCCACCCGCTGGCCGGGGCCGCCGTGGACACCTTCGAGTACGAGCACACGGCGTTCACCTCACCGCTGTTCGGCCTGCCCAACGCGCTGCTGACCCCGCACGTGGCGGGCATGACCCGGACCGCGATGGCCGACTCCGCCGTGCTCTGCGCGGACCGGATCGCCGCCGTACTGACCTAG
- a CDS encoding ATP/GTP-binding protein, giving the protein MSPRRNQQRKWITATAADEPTGTPLGGSLRRTEDYRGEDWVVQTVAGTAGRHYRCPGCDQEIPPGVGHVVAWPAHGGGVDDRRHWHRACWTARERRTSNLQRGRGAPRY; this is encoded by the coding sequence GTGTCGCCCCGTCGTAATCAGCAGCGGAAGTGGATCACCGCCACTGCCGCCGACGAGCCCACCGGTACCCCGCTCGGCGGCTCGCTCCGCCGGACCGAGGACTACCGCGGCGAGGACTGGGTGGTGCAGACCGTGGCGGGCACCGCCGGGCGGCACTACCGGTGCCCGGGCTGCGACCAGGAGATCCCGCCGGGTGTCGGCCACGTGGTCGCCTGGCCCGCCCACGGCGGCGGCGTGGACGACCGCCGGCACTGGCACCGGGCCTGCTGGACGGCCCGCGAGCGCCGCACCTCCAACCTGCAGCGCGGGCGGGGCGCACCGCGGTACTAG
- a CDS encoding LLM class flavin-dependent oxidoreductase, whose product MRVGAFLLSAQFPGQSHADALERTVSAAVVAERSGLDSVWLAEHHFVPYGVCPNAATLAALLLGRTRRIGVGTAVSVLSTAHPVSLGEQAALLHLTSGGRFTLGVGRGGPWIDLDVFGTGVAAYEEGFSERLDLLLRWLRGSRVGADGPQFNFPEVAVVPRADSRREAPRPELAGWLDGRSGTLHRFPRQRLDGAPRPESAGPPVVMACTSPGGVRTAAERGLPMLLGMHSGDEDKVQMLAAYRTAWRACGRGEEQLARIEREHLAAGVVQVADRTSEARSRLLGAMPGWFEYGLGAHRTVDGRERRMRDPREYTELLCDLHAVGTPRQCADRLLATAERTGLRRFALLAEGSGEHTATMDNIARLGSEVLPQLG is encoded by the coding sequence ATCCGGGTCGGCGCGTTCCTGCTGTCCGCCCAGTTCCCCGGCCAGAGCCACGCCGACGCGCTCGAACGGACCGTCAGCGCCGCGGTCGTGGCGGAACGTTCCGGCCTGGACTCGGTGTGGCTCGCCGAGCACCACTTCGTCCCGTACGGAGTCTGCCCGAACGCGGCCACCCTGGCCGCCCTGCTGCTCGGCCGGACCCGGCGGATCGGCGTGGGCACCGCCGTCAGCGTGCTCTCCACCGCCCACCCGGTCTCGCTCGGCGAGCAGGCCGCGCTGCTGCACCTGACCTCGGGCGGGCGGTTCACCCTCGGGGTGGGGCGCGGCGGCCCGTGGATCGACCTGGACGTCTTCGGCACCGGGGTGGCCGCCTACGAGGAGGGCTTCAGCGAGCGGCTCGACCTGCTGCTGCGCTGGCTGCGCGGCTCCCGGGTGGGCGCGGACGGACCGCAGTTCAACTTCCCCGAGGTCGCGGTGGTGCCCCGGGCCGACAGCCGGCGGGAGGCGCCCAGGCCCGAGCTGGCGGGCTGGCTGGACGGCCGATCCGGCACGCTGCACCGGTTCCCCCGACAGCGACTGGACGGCGCGCCCAGGCCCGAGTCGGCCGGGCCACCGGTGGTGATGGCCTGCACCTCCCCCGGCGGGGTCCGCACGGCCGCCGAGCGCGGACTGCCGATGCTGCTCGGCATGCACTCCGGCGACGAGGACAAGGTCCAGATGCTGGCCGCCTACCGGACCGCCTGGCGGGCCTGCGGCCGCGGCGAGGAGCAGCTCGCCCGGATCGAGCGCGAGCACCTGGCGGCGGGGGTGGTGCAGGTCGCCGACCGGACCTCGGAGGCCAGGTCCAGGCTGCTCGGCGCGATGCCGGGCTGGTTCGAGTACGGGCTCGGCGCGCACCGCACGGTGGACGGCCGGGAGCGCCGGATGCGCGACCCGCGCGAGTACACCGAACTGCTCTGCGACCTGCACGCGGTGGGCACGCCCCGGCAGTGCGCGGACCGGCTGCTGGCCACCGCCGAACGGACCGGACTGCGCCGCTTCGCCCTGCTCGCGGAGGGGTCGGGCGAGCACACCGCGACCATGGACAACATCGCCCGGCTCGGCTCCGAAGTGCTCCCGCAGCTGGGCTGA
- a CDS encoding SCO5389 family protein, whose translation MSLDVSPALLEKAERGEVDEREFVDCVRTSLPYAWELISSLVAQVKVDGTDFADNQVPPPSEQARGQLLRAMASDAIRGALQRHFGVRLAFQNCHRVAVFAPADSTEERYARFTSVRAQLLNQSDELRDC comes from the coding sequence ATGTCGCTCGACGTCTCACCGGCCCTGCTGGAGAAGGCCGAGAGAGGAGAGGTCGACGAGAGGGAGTTCGTCGACTGCGTCCGCACTTCCCTCCCGTACGCCTGGGAGCTGATCAGTTCGCTGGTCGCCCAGGTCAAGGTCGACGGCACCGACTTCGCCGACAACCAGGTACCGCCGCCCAGCGAGCAGGCCCGTGGCCAGCTGCTGCGCGCGATGGCCAGCGACGCGATCCGGGGTGCGCTGCAGCGGCACTTCGGGGTCCGGTTGGCGTTCCAGAACTGTCACCGGGTCGCGGTCTTCGCACCCGCCGACTCGACCGAGGAGCGGTACGCCCGGTTCACCTCGGTCCGGGCCCAGTTGCTCAACCAGTCGGACGAGCTGCGCGACTGCTGA
- the nucS gene encoding endonuclease NucS, translating into MRLVIARCSVDYAGRLSAHLPSATRLILVKADGSVSVHADDRAYKPLNWMSPPCSLKQADGTWTVTNKAGEKLIITLEEVLHDSSHELGVDPGLVKDGVEAHLQELLADRMEVLGAGWTLIRREYPTAIGPVDILCRDSDGATVAIEIKRRGEIDGVEQLTRYLELLNRDPLLAPVKGVFAAQEIKPQARVLATDRGIGCVVLDYDELRGIDDDKLKLF; encoded by the coding sequence ATGCGTCTTGTCATTGCCCGTTGCTCGGTCGACTATGCCGGTCGGCTCTCCGCCCACCTGCCGTCCGCCACCCGTCTGATCCTGGTGAAGGCCGACGGCAGCGTCAGCGTTCACGCCGACGACCGCGCCTACAAGCCCTTGAACTGGATGTCGCCGCCCTGCTCGCTGAAGCAGGCCGACGGCACCTGGACGGTGACCAACAAGGCCGGCGAGAAGCTGATCATCACGCTGGAGGAGGTGCTGCACGACTCCTCGCACGAGCTCGGGGTCGACCCCGGGCTGGTCAAGGACGGCGTGGAGGCCCACCTCCAGGAGCTGCTGGCGGACCGGATGGAGGTGCTCGGCGCCGGCTGGACGCTGATCCGCCGTGAGTACCCCACCGCGATCGGCCCGGTGGACATCCTGTGCCGCGACTCGGACGGCGCCACCGTGGCGATCGAGATCAAGCGGCGCGGCGAGATCGACGGCGTCGAGCAGCTCACCCGCTACCTTGAGCTGCTCAACCGCGACCCGCTGCTGGCGCCGGTGAAGGGCGTCTTCGCCGCGCAGGAGATCAAGCCGCAGGCCCGCGTCCTGGCCACCGACCGCGGCATCGGCTGCGTGGTGCTCGACTACGACGAGCTGCGCGGCATCGACGACGACAAGCTCAAGCTCTTCTGA